In Musa acuminata AAA Group cultivar baxijiao chromosome BXJ2-8, Cavendish_Baxijiao_AAA, whole genome shotgun sequence, one genomic interval encodes:
- the LOC135619251 gene encoding protein ORANGE, chloroplastic-like codes for MLCSGGIVRPPSKPLVPRHPSWRFAPTSKIERQQPPAILRWTPRASGDADAAVPSSSSVDTAGPGDLAEKNPAGFCIIEGPETVQDFAKMELQEIQDNIKSRRNKIFLHMEEVRRLRIQQRIKNAELGIFNEKQENELPDFPSFIPFLPPLTPANLKVYYATCFTVIGGIIIFGGLLAPTLELKLGLGGTSYADFIRSMHLPMQLSQVDPIVASFSGGAVGVISALMIVEINNVQQQEQKRCRYCLGTGYLACARCSSTGAVVLIQSVATVNDGDQPLSSPRTERCSNCSGSGKVMCPTCLCTGMAMASEHDPRIDPFD; via the exons ATGCTCTGTTCCGGTGGAATAGTGAGACCCCCCTCGAAGCCGCTCGTCCCTCGCCATCCGAGCTGGAGATTCGCTCCGACGAGTAAGATCGAGAGGCAGCAGCCGCCGGCGATCTTGAGGTGGACGCCGAGGGCCTCGGGAGACGCCGATGCTGCTGTCCCTTCTTCCTCCTCGGTCGACACGGCCGGCCCCGGTGATTTGGCCGAGAAAAACCCCGCAGG CTTTTGTATAATCGAAGGACCTGAAACAGTTCAGGATTTTGCAAAAATGGAATTGCAAGAAATCCAAGACAACATCAAAAGTCGTCGAAATAAGATCTTTTTGCACATGGAGGAG GTTCGCAGGCTAAGGATACAACAGAGAATAAAAAATGCTGAACTAGGAATTTTTAACGAGAAGCAAGAAAATGAACTTCCTGACTTCCCTTCATTCATACCCTTTCTGCCTCCCTTG ACACCAGCAAATCTGAAGGTGTACTATGCTACATGCTTCACTGTCATTGGGGGGATCATCATCTTTGGTGGCCTTCTTGCACCTACT CTGGAGCTCAAGTTGGGACTAGGGGGAACATCTTATGCAGATTTTATACGTAGTATGCATTTGCCAATGCAACTAAG TCAGGTCGATCCAATAGTAGCATCCTTCTCAGGTGGAGCGGTAGGAGTTATATCAGCTTTAATGATTGTTGAGATCAACAATGTCCAACAACAGGAGCAAAAGCGTTGCAGATACTGTTTAGGCACTG GTTATCTCGCATGTGCTCGCTGTTCAAGCACAGGAGCTGTTGTTTTAATTCAGTCTGTCGCCACAGTCAATGATGGTGATCAGCCTTTATCGTCGCCTCGAACAGAGAGGTGCTCGAATTGTTCAGGTTCAGGGAAG GTTATGTGTCCGACGTGTCTCTGCACAGGGATGGCTATGGCCAGTGAGCATGACCCACGGATCGATCCATTCGATTAG
- the LOC135619252 gene encoding RNA-binding KH domain-containing protein PEPPER-like → MAAEPENSAGNETSAEAETKAEVPSSPAAEAETEENDAAAEEDEEEEEEDEEEAEEEEAAEDESPPAEAAPTAQGGGVEVKKWPGWPGDNVFRLVVPVLKVGSIIGRKGELIKKLCEETKARVRILEGPIGVSDRIVLISGKEEPEAEISPAMDAVLRIFKRVNGISDSSSNSGSVPGTCSVRLLVASSQAVNLIGKKGEAIRSIQESSNATVRVLSGELPFYAAPDERIVEIQGESLKVLKALEAVTGHLRKFLVDHSVLPLFEKSYNTPVTQDRPVDTWGENTQSYSHGVQQSAIANDYGLPLKRDSFFIDRESQLDSQIPRSGLALYGQDPAVSGLRSSALGRTGSALEVTQKTQIPLTYAEDIIGIGGGNIAYIRRTSGAVITVQETRGLPDEITVEMKGTTAQVHVARQLVQEFITGRREPVSSNYGGVDTGLRSSYSQLASTAYPSSSYASHSYGGYGSSGLGGYGGYRP, encoded by the exons ATGGCGGCGGAGCCCGAAAACAGTGCCGGAAACGAAACCTCCGCCGAAGCCGAGACCAAGGCGGAGGTGCCATCCTCCCCCGCCGCGGAGGCCGAGACCGAGGAGAACGACGCCGCCgccgaggaggatgaggaggaggaagaggaggatgaggaggaggccgaggaggaggaggcggcggaggacgAGTCTCCTCCCGCTGAGGCTGCCCCGACGGCGCAGGGTGGCGGCGTGGAAGTCAAGAAGTGGCCCGGGTGGCCCGGAGACAACGTGTTCCGCCTCGTAGTGCCCGTTCTGAAGGTGGGGAGCATCATCGGCCGCAAGGGGGAGCTCATCAAGAAGCTCTGCGAGGAGACCAAGGCTCGCGTTCGGATCCTTGAAGGGCCCATCGGCGTCAGTGATCGCAtt GTTCTGATATCTGGTAAAGAAGAACCAGAAGCTGAGATATCCCCAGCTATGGATGCTGTGCTAAGAATCTTCAAACGTGTTAATGGTATTTCAGATAGCAGCTCAAACTCAGGATCTGTTCCTGGTACATGTTCAGTCCGATTGTTGGTGGCCTCATCACAAGCTGTGAATTTGATCGGGAAGAAAGGTGAAGCAATAAGGTCTATTCAAGAGAGTAGTAATGCCACTGTGCGGGTTCTATCAG GCGAGTTGCCATTTTATGCTGCTCCAGATGAAAGAATTGTAGAAATACAGGGTGAATCATTGAAGGTCCTCAAAGCCCTTGAAGCAGTTACTGGGCATCTCAGGAAGTTTTTGGTTGATCACAGTGTACTTCCTTTGTTTGAGAAGAGT TATAATACACCAGTTACACAAGACAGGCCAGTTGACACATGGGGTGAAAACACTCAATCTTATAGCCACGGTGTGCAACAGTCTGCAATTGCCAATGACTATGGTCTTCCTTTGAAGAGAGATTCCTTTTTTATTGATCGTGAATCTCAATTAGACTCACAAATACCACGTAGCGGACTGGCATTATATGGACAGGATCCTGCTGTATCTGGTTTACGTTCTTCGGCACTCGGGCGCACTGGCAGTGCTTTAGAG GTCACACAGAAAACGCAAATTCCACTTACATATGCGGAAGATATTATTGGTATAGGAGGGGGCAATATAGCATACATAAGACGTACCAGTGGAGCAGTAATTACTGTTCAAGAGACCAGAGGATTGCCTGATGAGATAACTGTTGAAATGAAGGGCACAACGGCACAGGTTCATGTTGCTCGACAGCTCGTTCAG GAGTTCATCACGGGGCGTAGAGAACCTGTGTCAAGCAACTATGGTGGTGTTGATACAGGATTGAGATCGAGTTACTCGCAGTTGGCGAGTACAGCATACCCATCCTCATCTTATGCATCACATTCCTACGGTGGATATGGTTCGTCTGGACTAGGAGGGTACGGTGGATATAGGCCTTGA
- the LOC135619253 gene encoding ATP-dependent Clp protease proteolytic subunit-related protein 4, chloroplastic-like, with product MAFVLAASPSLRSTGGFVAGSRLPGDSLRYKISKPSLCCPSSPASFARKCCLSASMLVPFRRDDAREPPPPDLASSLYKNRIVYLGMPLVPSVTELILAEFLYLQYEDAVHPINLYINSAGAAKVGEKLPSVTEAFAIYDVMRFVKPPIFTLCVGNAWGEAALLLAAGTKGHRAALPSSRIMIRRHAAQCQEEDTDSVRKIVRDTNFELICLYSFHTGEPPWKISEDIRRPKYLTPHEAVEYGIIDKVLYNEREPKER from the exons ATGGCATTCGTTCTCGCCGCTTCTCCTTCTCTCCGCTCCACGGGAGGCTTCGTTGCCGGAAGTCGACTTCCCGGCGATTCCTTGAGGTACAAGATCTCCAAGCCCTCGCTATGTTGTCCGTCCTCGCCCGCCTCCTTTGCCCGGAAATGCTGCCTCTCCGCTTCAATG CTCGTCCCTTTTAGAAGAGATGACGCTCGGGAGCCGCCGCCTCCAGATTTGGCGTCTTCCTTGTACAAGAATCGGATCGTATACTTGGGAATGCCGCTCGTCCCATCCGTTACGGAGCTCATCCTGGCAGAGTTTCTTTACCTTCAGTACGAGGATGCTGTGCACCCCATTAATCTTTACATAAACTCGGCTGGCGCTGCCAAG GTTGGAGAGAAACTGCCGTCTGTCACAGAGGCTTTTGCGATCTATGATGTTATGAG ATTCGTTAAACCACCTATTTTCACACTTTGCGTTGGCAATGCTTGGGGAGAAGCTGCTCTACTTTTGGCTGCTGGTACTAAAGGACATCGTGCTGCTTTGCCATCATCGAGAATAATGATCCGGAGG CATGCTGCTCAATGTCAAGAAGAAGATACCGATTCTGTAAGGAAAATAGTAAGGGACACAAACTTTGAGTTG ATTTGTCTCTACTCATTCCACACAGGAGAACCTCCCTGGAAGATCAGCGAAGACATCAGGCGACCAAAGTACTTGACTCCTCATGAAGCTGTTGAATATGGCATAATTGATAAG GTGTTGTACAATGAAAGAGAGCCGAAGGAAAGATAA